A region of the Chlamydia felis Fe/C-56 genome:
GTGTGAAAAAGAAGACTCCTAGTTAACAAGGGTCTTCTTTTTATTGTTTTTTCTCATTCCTTGGAAATAAACGTCGGTGTCTTTGGTAGTACATGTGTCCAAAGAGACAGATAAAGAATCCCAGGGCCAAACCGTTAACTAAGTAACCTGGTAACGTGGTTGGAGCGGGAACATTTTTTAAATGTCCAAAATGACCCAAAGGCCAGAAAATCCATAAAGGTGACCCTAAAAGATTTTCTAAAGGAACAAAACCAAATTCTCTACTGTCGGCACTCATTGGGTAATTATCTCCCAAAACCAAGACATGGCCCTCAGGAATTCGTATTCCAAAATTGCGAATAAACTCTGAGAATTGTTCTAAATCTTGAGGTGGCGGTCCTCTATCGATAAAACCTATGTAGGGACGTTCTTCTGAAGAAGCTTCCTGTTTAGCTTTCTCAGATTCTACGAATTTTTGCAAAGCAGGATCATTTTTAATGAAAATCGGGGAGTCCATAACATAGAGATTCCCTTGATTATAGAATGCATAACGGCTTGGTAAAGGATTGTATTTGGGATTTTTAGGAATGAAGAAAGAACTAAAATTAATGCCACAATTGAACAAATCAATGACTTGATTGTCATTTAACTGCATTAATGCATGCGTCGGTTTTAGCTTCTGGCGCATGCCTCCAAAACCTATTTTATAAGCTTCTCCTTTTGAATACTCATAACAACCGTTATCGACTCCAGGGAAAGGAAGTGCAAAAAGTTTAGCAGTTCTCTCTGCACCCGGAGCAAATGGCTGATACTTGTAGGCAACACCGTCAGAAATAATAAATCTTGAAGTAGTTAAATTGTTCCTAATAAGATGGATGTGCTCTTGTCGTAAAGGAAGAAGCGTTTTCATGGGTTGGATTGTAGGAACTATCTGATTGTTGTAATGTTGAAGATGGGGCTTAGGATAGGAAACATTTGGAGTATGACATATTTCTAGGTATGTTTGAGCTGTTGGAGTCTGCAGTGTATGACATAGGCTAGCTTGTTTGTGTGTGAGAATGCGCACCATTGCGTAGTTGCCCATTCCAAAAAGATCAGAATAGCTAACAGGAGAGGGATGAGGAGTTTTTAATCCATTGGGGATGTCATTATGCCAGGCATTATTGTGGAAAAATTTCCCATAGGTGCCTTCTTGAGGTAGGGAAATCTTCCCGCAAGGTTGATTCATTTGCTTAAAATAAGCAGAAGATTTATCGCTATTTACGATTTCTACAGAGCCATCAAAAGATATATAAGGAACGTGATAGAGATTCTCAAGTCCAAAAGTCGTGGGGAAATGAATAATTTTGTTATCTTTATCTAGGCCGTAAATCTTCCCTCCATAAAAGTAGAGAGTGTCTCCGGGTTTCCCCATGCAGCGCTTAATATAACGTTTTTTCCCCGGAATGAATCCAAAATACTTGGTATCGGAGTTGGGGATGGGCAGGTCGCCAACAGTAAAAACTACAAGCCCCCCGCGAGTTACAGCTTCGGGGCGAAATCCCCAGGGTTTTTTATTAAAAGGAAAATGTAGGCCAAATGTTGTTTTAGAAACAATCATCCGGTCTTGTTCTAAAATAGTTGGTCGCATGGATCCAGTAGGAACTTCATAAAGTTCAAACCAAAATTGGCGAATAAGAAAAGCTACAACAGCAGCAAAAAGAATGGCTTTAGTGAGTTCCCAAGACTTTTTGGCAAAAGATGCTGGGTAGTGCTTCGCAAATTGTTGCGCTTGTTTTGCAAGTTGGCTTGCAGTTTCTTGATCTTGTTGAAAGATGGCATCTTCAAGTTGTTCCAATAACGTTTGCAGTTCTTTTTTAGATTCGGGGTGTTGAGAGAGTTTTTTGTTTTTAAGTAATTGATAGGTTGAACGAAGTACTTGACGACTTTTATTTAAGGAATATCGATATTTCATGAAGATGCCTAAAGAAACTCTTAATTACTTTCTGAGTTTGATTTTTCCCACATTTATTGGGAAATCGAAAAGGGCGTGTCCCTAATCGAAGTTATGGCTATACTTAGCGCATCTAAAATAGACAAAAGCTATACGCATATTTTAATTGTAGTGTTAAAAATTAAAATACGAGCGTCTAAAAAGCCTTGGTTACTATTTTACTGTATTAGATTTTTCAATCAAAAATATTTTCTAGACAGGTTTAAGAATTTGGTGTTTTTCAAAATTTCATCTAAAAAACGTCTAGGAGTTATGTTAGCATAGGTTTTGCCTGTCTGATTTATTCCTTAATATTCGGAAGACTATAGGAATAAGGAGATACGGCGTTATGACCCACATCTATTGTTCTTAAAACAATCGTTCCTTTCGGAGTTTCTATACTAGTCCATAAAGGGAAAACAGAAATTTCTGGGGCTGTAAAATACATTAGCACATTTTTCTCTGATAAAACAGAAGAGTCCTTAGGCCATTTTGCATGCCAAGCTTGCGCAGGCGCTTTAACTGAGCCATTTCCTTCTATAGTAATTTTAGGGGACCATGGACTTTGATTGTTCCCCTGTTTTTTTATTAAATGCGCCGGAGCTTCGTTTAAAGAAAGTTGTAGAAGGGTAACGAACATAGGAAGATCGTTCGTTTGCATGCGACGCAATTCTTGGGTTTTGGGGTTCAAACAAAAAATACATATGTCTTGTTTTGTCAGGGAAATTAAAAAAATTCTTCTAGGTGAAAGGAGCTTATTAATTAGACTTTTCCACGGAGTGTTTTGTATTAATGCGCGGTCTTGTTGAGATAAATGTGGAAATTCTGTCATTTCTATCCACATAGATTCCGGAGACGCAGATTTTACAAACAAAAAAAACTTTTGAGAGCCCTTGCTAAAAACCGCATAGTCTCCAGTTTGAGCAAGAAAAATATTCTTTTTTAAAGAGTGTGAAAATTCCGAGAAAGCTGAACAGGGAAAGAGAAAAATCACTAAAACAAAAAGTCTTTGG
Encoded here:
- the lepB gene encoding signal peptidase I — protein: MKYRYSLNKSRQVLRSTYQLLKNKKLSQHPESKKELQTLLEQLEDAIFQQDQETASQLAKQAQQFAKHYPASFAKKSWELTKAILFAAVVAFLIRQFWFELYEVPTGSMRPTILEQDRMIVSKTTFGLHFPFNKKPWGFRPEAVTRGGLVVFTVGDLPIPNSDTKYFGFIPGKKRYIKRCMGKPGDTLYFYGGKIYGLDKDNKIIHFPTTFGLENLYHVPYISFDGSVEIVNSDKSSAYFKQMNQPCGKISLPQEGTYGKFFHNNAWHNDIPNGLKTPHPSPVSYSDLFGMGNYAMVRILTHKQASLCHTLQTPTAQTYLEICHTPNVSYPKPHLQHYNNQIVPTIQPMKTLLPLRQEHIHLIRNNLTTSRFIISDGVAYKYQPFAPGAERTAKLFALPFPGVDNGCYEYSKGEAYKIGFGGMRQKLKPTHALMQLNDNQVIDLFNCGINFSSFFIPKNPKYNPLPSRYAFYNQGNLYVMDSPIFIKNDPALQKFVESEKAKQEASSEERPYIGFIDRGPPPQDLEQFSEFIRNFGIRIPEGHVLVLGDNYPMSADSREFGFVPLENLLGSPLWIFWPLGHFGHLKNVPAPTTLPGYLVNGLALGFFICLFGHMYYQRHRRLFPRNEKKQ